A window of the Raphanus sativus cultivar WK10039 unplaced genomic scaffold, ASM80110v3 Scaffold0282, whole genome shotgun sequence genome harbors these coding sequences:
- the LOC108807905 gene encoding uncharacterized protein LOC108807905, giving the protein MDVARPFKKSMVVNLPEGGTSTVFFNYERLQKRCYECQRLNHAKEVCPRLVNKRKEAALERRQRILREKQPDTLVLSPQDPLFDVLTEEQVGICPLTGRAKISLEVLEEMRRYMMMATEADMLIRIERIRASVADVEKDPVLQKTVLRLEPPPQFTRQIDKQKGRVVDLDLNAPGGV; this is encoded by the coding sequence ATGGATGTGGCACGTCCGTTTAAGAAATCAATGGTGGTCAACTTGCCAGAAGGTGGTACATCGACGGTGTTCTTTAATTATGAACGACTTCAGAAGCGATGCTATGAGTGTCAACGCTTAAACCACGCAAAGGAGGTCTGCCCTCGGTTGGTGAACAAGCGTAAAGAAGCAGCTCTGGAGAGACGTCAGCGGATTCTCCGTGAGAAGCAACCAGACACCCTGGTCTTAAGCCCTCAAGACCCTCTATTTGATGTTTTAACAGAAGAACAAGTTGGTATTTGTCCTCTCACGGGTAGAGCAAAGATATCTCTAGAGGTGTTGGAGGAAATGAGGCGCTATATGATGATGGCCACAGAGGCAGATATGCTTATTCGTATTGAGAGAATCAGGGCTTCGGTTGCTGATGTTGAGAAGGATCCTGTTCTTCAGAAGACGGTTCTCAGATTGGAACCTCCTCCTCAGTTCACCCGGCAAATCGACAAACAGAAAGGCCGAGTCGTTGATCTCGACTTAAATGCTCCAGGAGGCGTCTGA